In Labrus mixtus chromosome 13, fLabMix1.1, whole genome shotgun sequence, a single genomic region encodes these proteins:
- the LOC132987043 gene encoding lactase/phlorizin hydrolase-like isoform X1, with the protein MLLPGKLFSLCLITVFGCMCQKHEDPRQAVFLAGPMTSEQVEGLSGNPSEWALLDTFDCGYALPPESQQYFKFLQTTGVTHYKVPLSWTQLLPTGLSSQPQQAVVSCYQTLMKQLLDVGLQPLVVLHGSTVPEALRSKYGGWESQELVEMFQQYAEFVFGQFGELTDSWLTLSCLDELRDAELQNALDAHISVYQRYHQLFPGRDGGISVGVKADKVSIISNTRLLRYSDFISIKIHYDCTIGRELAEELQNVLAKCEEKPILFYEVNIKNCSPYQFLSDTNILKVLTNGPQNVFGLDVVDMLRPADDIQPRNTSPTSSCSMTYCKVWSDFATMTLSEPDALLNESFPDGFQWATSSESFKVEGGWSEDGKGETIWDRWGHENHFFDNHTADLACDSYNKVDYDVYLLRGLNVNTYQFSISWARIFPSGQQGSQSEKGALYYDKLINALIESGIQPVVTLYHWDLPQALQDYGGWTNASIVEAFKDYADFCFSRFGDRVKTWNTFSSPWVVSHAGYGTGEHPPGVKDYVVASYQVTHNILKSHAEAWHVYNDRYRNAQGGEVGIALNSDWAEPKDPSRPEDIAAADRYLQFMLGWFAHPIFVNGDYPETLKTQIEQKRNKCPLSEPARLPVFTAEESKRIHGTADFLGLNHYTSRLINNTDGGCIPGPHGVGDFQAHVDPSWSSTVSDWIYSTPWGLRKLLNYISKEYLNVTKVPIHITGNGMPTEYSGDTLDDTHRVDYLKSYINEALKAIHLDGVNVQRFTVQSLMDGFEGPQGHSERFGLHHVDFDLPDRPRTPKQSAYFYSKLIENNGFASREKLFNAQETKNIEPNKVSPLPPSIVPSQAKNVWSRFSSQTNFQRKLYHYGTFPDGFSWGVSSSAYQIEGAWNADGKGPSVWDTFTNETSSIPGNADGDVTCDSYNRLDEDLYMLRALRVKSYRFSLSWSRIFPDGRRTSLNQKGVDYYNRLIDELLAYNITPMVTLYHWDLPQALQKLSGWENEDMINIFNEFCDFCFATFGDRVKFWMTFNQPHTIAWSGYGLGKIPPNVKNPGTAPYRVAHNLVKAHAKAYHTYNDKYRKSQGGQVSIALNADWVEPKDVNAPREVVAADRALQFQLGWFAHPIFKNGDYPDAMKWQVGNKSELQGLSETRLPAFTEEEKRFIKGTADMFCVNHYTTKIVGHLTARLSPPSYEYDKDLSEAEEGDSPSTAISKQKAVAWGLRRLLIWIKEEYGDPEIYITENGVATDTKTTVDDIDRVFYYKTYVDEALKAHNLDGVRVKGYIATSLMDSFEWLNGYKVGFGLHHVDFTNPNRPRTPKRSAHYYYKVMKDNGFPLPDDERTLYEEFPRAFNWSTASASYQIEGSWRTDGKGLSIWDKFAHTPLRVDNSYNGDIACDSYNKVDEDVAVLKKLKVTHYRFSVSWSRVLPDGTYNFINEAGLDYYHRLLDALKAANIEPQVTLYHWDLPLALQKIGGWENEIMVRRFYEYADVLFSRLGQKVKFWITLNEPYIVANLGYGYGTFAPGIIGKQYIAAHNLIKAHAEAWHLYNRKYRAKQGGIISITINSDWAEPRNPYKQEDVDAAKRYLQFFIGWFAHPIFNGDYPEVMKKTIHERSLAAGLPKSRLPEFTPEEIQRIKGTHDYFGFNHYTTVLSYPVDLGKQQDYEGDRGTGTTHDRTWIGSGSFWLKITPFGFRKILKFIKDEYGNPPVYVTENGISERGAVDLNDIHRKHYYEKYINQALKAQVLDGVDLRGYTAWSLMDNFEWAAGYSERFGLFFVNRSDPNLPRIPKSSASRYASIISCNGFPHPALGPHECLNPEPEATTAQTPDTTLLTTTPIPPVNMVNFLGLELSSDDAGVALYVLFAVLLVSVLGVIFVVYGLMKTRRKLKKTAVASLKMEKM; encoded by the exons ATGTTGTTACCGGGgaaacttttctctctctgtttgatcACTGTGTTTGGGTGCATGTGCCAGAAACATGAGGATCCACGGCAGGCAGTGTTTCTTGCCGGTCCTATGACCAGTGAACAGGTGGAAGGTCTGAGTGGAAACCCCTCTGAGTGGGCTCTACTGGACACATTTGACTGTGGTTATGCACTTCCTCCTGAATCTCAACAGTACTTCAAGTTCCTCCAGACTACAGGTGTGACCCACTACAAAGTGCCGCTATCATGGACTCAGCTCCTACCAACAGGCCTGTCCAGTCAGCCTCAGCAAGCAGTGGTCTCCTGTTACCAGACTCTGATGAAACAGCTGCTGGACGTGGGCCTGCAGCCTCTTGTCGTCCTTCATGGATCCACAGTGCCAGAAGCTCTGAGATCAAAATATGGAGGCTGGGAGAGCCAGGAGCTGGTGGAGATGTTTCAGCAGTAtgcagagtttgtgtttggaCAGTTTGGAGAGCTGACAGACTCCTGGTTGACTTTGAGCTGCCTGGATGAGCTGAGGGATGCGGAGCTGCAAAATGCTCTTGATGCACATATCAGTGTTTACCAGCGCTACCACCAACTGTTTCCTGGTAGAG ATGGAGGAATATCTGTTGGAGTAAAGGCAGACAAAGTATCAATCATCTCTAATACACGACTACTG AGATATTCAGATTTCATCTCCATTAAGATTCATTATGATTGCACCATTGGGCGAGAGCTGGCTGAGGAACTTCAGAATGTTTTG GCAAAGTGTGAAGAAAAACCCATTCTCTTTTATGAGGTTAACATCAAAAACTGCTCTCCCTATCAGTTCCTGTCagatacaaacattttgaaag TGCTGACCAATGGAccccaaaatgtttttggaCTTGACGTTGTTGACATGCTACGTCCAGCTGACGATATCCAACCAAG AAACACATCTCCAACGTCATCATGTTCCATGACTTACTGCAAGGTTTGGAGCGATTTTGCCACCATGACCTTATCCGAGCCAGATGCTTTGCTGAATGAATCTTTTCCTGATGGCTTCCAGTGGGCAACCTCCAGTGAGTCATTTAAAGTTGAAGGTGGCTGGTCTGAAGATGGGAAAGGAGAGACCATCTGGGACCGCTGGGGTCatgaaaaccatttttttgATAATCATACAGCTGATCTAGCCTGTGACAGTTATAATAAGGTTGACTATGATGTCTACCTCCTGCGAGGTCTTAATGTCAACACCTACCAGTTTTCCATCTCCTGGGCCCGTATTTTCCCATCAGGCCAACAGGGAAGCCAATCAGAGAAAGGGGCTCTTTACTATGACAAGCTGATAAATGCTCTGATTGAGTCTGGGATCCAACCTGTTGTTACTCTCTATCACTGGGATCTGCCCCAGGCACTCCAGGACTATGGTGGGTGGACAAATGCATCCATTGTTGAAGCCTTCAAGGACTACGCTGACTTCTGTTTCTCCAGGTTTGGAGACAGGGTCAAGACATGGAATACATTCAGTAGCCCTTGGGTAGTGAGCCATGCTGGGTATGGCACTGGTGAACATCCTCCTGGAGTCAAAGACTATGTGGTTGCCTCCTATCAG GTCACACACAATATACTCAAGTCCCATGCAGAGGCCTGGCATGTCTACAATGACAGATACAGGAACGCACAAGGAGGTGAAGTAGGCATTGCATTGAACTCTGACTGGGCTGAGCCCAAGGACCCTTCCAGGCCTGAAGATATAGCAGCTGCAGATCGCTACCTGCAGTTCATGCTTGGCTGGTTTGCACATCCCATATTTGTGAATGGAGATTATCCTGAAACACTCAAGACTCAGATTgagcagaaaagaaacaagtgCCCTCTTTCTGAGCCTGCAAGGCTTCCAGTTTtcacagctgaagagagcaaGAGGATTCATGGAACAGCTGACTTTTTGGGATTGAATCACTATACGTCACGGTTGATCAACAACACTGATGGTGGCTGTATCCCTGGTCCTCATGGGGTGGGTGACTTCCAGGCACATGTGGACCCATCATGGTCCTCAACAGTTTCTGATTGGATCTATTCTACACCATGGGGACTTAGAAAGCTTTTGAACTACATTTCCAAAGAGTACTTAAATGTTACCAAAGTGCCTATTCACATAACTGGGAATGGTATGCCCACTGAGTACAGCGGGGACACTCTTGATGACACCCATCGAGTAGATTATTTGAAGAGTTACATCAATGAGGCCCTCAAAG CTATACATTTGGATGGTGTTAACGTGCAGCGGTTTACTGTGCAGTCACTCATGGATGGCTTTGAAGGTCCACAAGGCCACAGTGAACGTTTTGGATTGCATCATGTTGACTTTGACCTGCCTGACAGGCCAAGAACTCCAAAGCAGTCTGCCTATTTTTACTCCAAACTTATTGAGAACAATGGATTTGCTTCCAGGGAAAAGTTGTTTAATgcacaagaaacaaaaaatatagaGCCAAATAAAGTTTCTCCTCTTCCACCTTCCATTGTCCCATCCCAAGCCAAAAATGTTTGGAGTAGATTCTCCAGCCAAACCAACTTTCAAAGAAAACTCTATCACTATGGCACTTTTCCTGATGGCTTCAGTTGGGGAGTGTCATCTTCGGCTTACCAGATTGAAGGTGCATGGAATGCTGATGGGAAAGGGCCCAGTGTCTGGGATACGTTTACCAATGAAACCAGCAGTATTCCTGGTAATGCCGATGGAGATGTGACCTGTGACAGCTACAACAGACTTGACGAAGACCTCTACATGTTACGAGCTCTGAGGGTAAAGTCATACAGATTCTCTTTGTCCTGGTCCAGGATCTTTCCTGATGGTCGTCGTACCTCCCTGAACCAGAAAGGTGTTGACTACTACAATAGACTGATAGATGAGCTTTTAGCATATAACATCACTCCAATGGTGACACTCTATCACTGGGACCTTCCTCAAGCTCTTCAAAAACTCAGTGGCTGGGAGAATGAAGAcatgattaacatttttaatgagtTTTGTGACTTTTGCTTTGCCACCTTTGGTGACAGAGTGAAGTTTTGGATGACCTTTAACCAGCCTCACACAATTGCATGGTCAGGATATGGACTCGGAAAGATCCCACCAAATGTTAAGAATCCAGGAACTGCTCCCTACAGAGTTGCACACAACCTTGTCAAAGCCCACGCCAAGGCTTACCACACATATAATGATAAGTATCGCAAATCCCAAGGTGGTCAAGTATCCATTGCCCTTAACGCTGACTGGGTTGAACCTAAAGATGTTAATGCTCCACGTGAAGTGGTAGCTGCTGATCGTGCTCTGCAGTTCCAACTGGGTTGGTTTGCACATCCTATTTTCAAGAACGGTGATTATCCTGATGCAATGAAGTGGCAAGTTGGAAACAAAAGTGAACTTCAAGGTCTCTCGGAGACAAGACTACCTGCCttcactgaagaagaaaagcgCTTCATCAAGGGAACTGCTGACATGTTCTGTGTTAATCACTACACCACAAAAATTGTAGGCCATTTGACAGCCCGGCTTTCCCCTCCGTCTTATGAATATGACAAAGACTTGTCAGAAGCAGAGGAAGGTGATTCACCCAGTACTGCAATAAGCAAGCAAAAAGCTGTAGCATGGGGCTTAAGAAGACTCCTCATCTGGATCAAGGAAGAGTATGGTGATCCAGAGATTTACATTACAGAGAATGGAGTTGCTACAGACACTAAGACCACAGTCGATGACATTGACAGAGTATTTTACTACAAAACCTATGTTGATGAGGCTCTAAAGG CCCATAATCTTGATGGCGTGAGGGTGAAAGGATACATAGCAACATCCCTCATGGATTCCTTTGAATGGCTCAATGGATACAAAGTTGGATTTGGGTTGCACCATGTTGACTTCACTAACCCAAACCGGCCAAGGACACCAAAACGCTCTGCTCACTATTATTACAAAGTCATGAAGGACAATGGCTTTCCCTTACCAGATGACGAGAGGACACTTTATGAAGAGTTTCCCAGGGCTTTTAACTGGAGTACTGCCAGTGCCTCTTACCAG ATTGAGGGAAGCTGGAGAACAGATGGAAAAGGATTGAGTATCTGGGATAAGTTTGCTCATACACCATTGAGAGTGGACAACAGTTACAATGGCGATATTGCCTGTGATAGCTACAATAAGGTTGACGAGGATGTGGCAGTGCTAAAGAAATTGAAGGTGACCCACTATCGCTTCTCTGTATCCTGGTCCAGAGTGCTCCCTGATGGCACATACAACTTTATCAATGAAGCTGGACTGGACTACTACCATAGGTTACTGGATGCCTTGAAAGCTGCTAATATTGAGCCTCAA GTGACTCTGTACCACTGGGACCTTCCCCTGGCTCTGCAGAAAATTGGGGGCTGGGAGAATGAAATCATGGTCCGGAGATTCTATGAGTATGCAGATGTTTTATTCAGCAGATTAGGACAGAAAGTGAAGTTCTGGATCACTCTAAATGAACCCTACATTGTAGCCAACCTTGGCTATGGATATGGTACCTTTGCTCCAG GCATCATAGGCAAGCAGTATATTGCAGCTCATAACCTGATCAAAGCCCATGCAGAGGCCTGGCACCTCTACAATAGAAAGTACAGAGCAAAACAGGGTGGCATCATCTCCATCACCATTAATTCTGATTGGGCGGAGCCAAGGAACCCCTATAAACAGGAGGACGTGGATGCAGCCAAACGCTACTTACAG TTTTTCATTGGCTGGTTTGCCCATCCCATTTTCAATGGTGATTACCctgaagtgatgaaaaaaacaattcatgAAAGAAGTCTTGCTGCAGGTCTCCCTAAATCACG GCTACCTGAGTTTACCCCTGAAGAAATCCAGAGGATCAAAGGGACTCATGATTACTTTGGCTTCAACCACTACACCACAGTTCTGTCATACCCAGTTGATTTGGGAAAGCAGCAGGATTATGAAGGTGACAG GGGTACTGGAACCACCCATGATCGCACCTGGATCGGATCTGGCTCCTTCTGGCTTAAGATCACTCCATTTGGATTTAGGAAAATCCTCAAGTTTATCAAGGATGAGTATGGAAACCCCCCTGTGTATGTCACAGAGAACGGCATCTCAGAACGTGGAGCAGTCGACCTGAATGACATCCACAGAAAGCATTACTATGAAAAGTACATTAACCAGGCCCTGAAAG CTCAAGTTCTGGATGGAGTTGATCTGAGAGGATACACTGCCTGGTCATTAATGGACAACTTTGAGTGGGCTGCTGGCTACTCCGAGCGATTTGGACTTTTCTTCGTGAACCGCTCTGACCCAAACCTTCCTCGCATCCCCAAAAGCTCAGCTTCTCGCTACGCCTCCATCATCTCATGCAACGGCTTCCCACACCCAGCCCTCGGTCCCCATGAGTGTCTGAACCCTGAACCTGAAG CTACAACTGCGCAGACACCAGATACCACTTTACTTACAACTACCCCCATTCCACCTGTGAACATGGTGAACTTTTTAGGTCTGGAGCTTTCATCTGATGATGCTGGAGTTGCTCTTTATGTCCTCTTCGCAGTTCTCCTTGTAAGTGTACTTGGTGTCATCTTTGTTGTATATGGGCtcatgaaaacaagaagaaagttAAAGAAAACTGCAGTAGCATCTTTAAAGATGGAGAAAATGTGA
- the LOC132987043 gene encoding lactase/phlorizin hydrolase-like isoform X2, with protein MTTRVKYKSTNGGISVGVKADKVSIISNTRLLRYSDFISIKIHYDCTIGRELAEELQNVLAKCEEKPILFYEVNIKNCSPYQFLSDTNILKVLTNGPQNVFGLDVVDMLRPADDIQPRNTSPTSSCSMTYCKVWSDFATMTLSEPDALLNESFPDGFQWATSSESFKVEGGWSEDGKGETIWDRWGHENHFFDNHTADLACDSYNKVDYDVYLLRGLNVNTYQFSISWARIFPSGQQGSQSEKGALYYDKLINALIESGIQPVVTLYHWDLPQALQDYGGWTNASIVEAFKDYADFCFSRFGDRVKTWNTFSSPWVVSHAGYGTGEHPPGVKDYVVASYQVTHNILKSHAEAWHVYNDRYRNAQGGEVGIALNSDWAEPKDPSRPEDIAAADRYLQFMLGWFAHPIFVNGDYPETLKTQIEQKRNKCPLSEPARLPVFTAEESKRIHGTADFLGLNHYTSRLINNTDGGCIPGPHGVGDFQAHVDPSWSSTVSDWIYSTPWGLRKLLNYISKEYLNVTKVPIHITGNGMPTEYSGDTLDDTHRVDYLKSYINEALKAIHLDGVNVQRFTVQSLMDGFEGPQGHSERFGLHHVDFDLPDRPRTPKQSAYFYSKLIENNGFASREKLFNAQETKNIEPNKVSPLPPSIVPSQAKNVWSRFSSQTNFQRKLYHYGTFPDGFSWGVSSSAYQIEGAWNADGKGPSVWDTFTNETSSIPGNADGDVTCDSYNRLDEDLYMLRALRVKSYRFSLSWSRIFPDGRRTSLNQKGVDYYNRLIDELLAYNITPMVTLYHWDLPQALQKLSGWENEDMINIFNEFCDFCFATFGDRVKFWMTFNQPHTIAWSGYGLGKIPPNVKNPGTAPYRVAHNLVKAHAKAYHTYNDKYRKSQGGQVSIALNADWVEPKDVNAPREVVAADRALQFQLGWFAHPIFKNGDYPDAMKWQVGNKSELQGLSETRLPAFTEEEKRFIKGTADMFCVNHYTTKIVGHLTARLSPPSYEYDKDLSEAEEGDSPSTAISKQKAVAWGLRRLLIWIKEEYGDPEIYITENGVATDTKTTVDDIDRVFYYKTYVDEALKAHNLDGVRVKGYIATSLMDSFEWLNGYKVGFGLHHVDFTNPNRPRTPKRSAHYYYKVMKDNGFPLPDDERTLYEEFPRAFNWSTASASYQIEGSWRTDGKGLSIWDKFAHTPLRVDNSYNGDIACDSYNKVDEDVAVLKKLKVTHYRFSVSWSRVLPDGTYNFINEAGLDYYHRLLDALKAANIEPQVTLYHWDLPLALQKIGGWENEIMVRRFYEYADVLFSRLGQKVKFWITLNEPYIVANLGYGYGTFAPGIIGKQYIAAHNLIKAHAEAWHLYNRKYRAKQGGIISITINSDWAEPRNPYKQEDVDAAKRYLQFFIGWFAHPIFNGDYPEVMKKTIHERSLAAGLPKSRLPEFTPEEIQRIKGTHDYFGFNHYTTVLSYPVDLGKQQDYEGDRGTGTTHDRTWIGSGSFWLKITPFGFRKILKFIKDEYGNPPVYVTENGISERGAVDLNDIHRKHYYEKYINQALKAQVLDGVDLRGYTAWSLMDNFEWAAGYSERFGLFFVNRSDPNLPRIPKSSASRYASIISCNGFPHPALGPHECLNPEPEATTAQTPDTTLLTTTPIPPVNMVNFLGLELSSDDAGVALYVLFAVLLVSVLGVIFVVYGLMKTRRKLKKTAVASLKMEKM; from the exons atgacGACAAgagtaaaatacaaatcaacca ATGGAGGAATATCTGTTGGAGTAAAGGCAGACAAAGTATCAATCATCTCTAATACACGACTACTG AGATATTCAGATTTCATCTCCATTAAGATTCATTATGATTGCACCATTGGGCGAGAGCTGGCTGAGGAACTTCAGAATGTTTTG GCAAAGTGTGAAGAAAAACCCATTCTCTTTTATGAGGTTAACATCAAAAACTGCTCTCCCTATCAGTTCCTGTCagatacaaacattttgaaag TGCTGACCAATGGAccccaaaatgtttttggaCTTGACGTTGTTGACATGCTACGTCCAGCTGACGATATCCAACCAAG AAACACATCTCCAACGTCATCATGTTCCATGACTTACTGCAAGGTTTGGAGCGATTTTGCCACCATGACCTTATCCGAGCCAGATGCTTTGCTGAATGAATCTTTTCCTGATGGCTTCCAGTGGGCAACCTCCAGTGAGTCATTTAAAGTTGAAGGTGGCTGGTCTGAAGATGGGAAAGGAGAGACCATCTGGGACCGCTGGGGTCatgaaaaccatttttttgATAATCATACAGCTGATCTAGCCTGTGACAGTTATAATAAGGTTGACTATGATGTCTACCTCCTGCGAGGTCTTAATGTCAACACCTACCAGTTTTCCATCTCCTGGGCCCGTATTTTCCCATCAGGCCAACAGGGAAGCCAATCAGAGAAAGGGGCTCTTTACTATGACAAGCTGATAAATGCTCTGATTGAGTCTGGGATCCAACCTGTTGTTACTCTCTATCACTGGGATCTGCCCCAGGCACTCCAGGACTATGGTGGGTGGACAAATGCATCCATTGTTGAAGCCTTCAAGGACTACGCTGACTTCTGTTTCTCCAGGTTTGGAGACAGGGTCAAGACATGGAATACATTCAGTAGCCCTTGGGTAGTGAGCCATGCTGGGTATGGCACTGGTGAACATCCTCCTGGAGTCAAAGACTATGTGGTTGCCTCCTATCAG GTCACACACAATATACTCAAGTCCCATGCAGAGGCCTGGCATGTCTACAATGACAGATACAGGAACGCACAAGGAGGTGAAGTAGGCATTGCATTGAACTCTGACTGGGCTGAGCCCAAGGACCCTTCCAGGCCTGAAGATATAGCAGCTGCAGATCGCTACCTGCAGTTCATGCTTGGCTGGTTTGCACATCCCATATTTGTGAATGGAGATTATCCTGAAACACTCAAGACTCAGATTgagcagaaaagaaacaagtgCCCTCTTTCTGAGCCTGCAAGGCTTCCAGTTTtcacagctgaagagagcaaGAGGATTCATGGAACAGCTGACTTTTTGGGATTGAATCACTATACGTCACGGTTGATCAACAACACTGATGGTGGCTGTATCCCTGGTCCTCATGGGGTGGGTGACTTCCAGGCACATGTGGACCCATCATGGTCCTCAACAGTTTCTGATTGGATCTATTCTACACCATGGGGACTTAGAAAGCTTTTGAACTACATTTCCAAAGAGTACTTAAATGTTACCAAAGTGCCTATTCACATAACTGGGAATGGTATGCCCACTGAGTACAGCGGGGACACTCTTGATGACACCCATCGAGTAGATTATTTGAAGAGTTACATCAATGAGGCCCTCAAAG CTATACATTTGGATGGTGTTAACGTGCAGCGGTTTACTGTGCAGTCACTCATGGATGGCTTTGAAGGTCCACAAGGCCACAGTGAACGTTTTGGATTGCATCATGTTGACTTTGACCTGCCTGACAGGCCAAGAACTCCAAAGCAGTCTGCCTATTTTTACTCCAAACTTATTGAGAACAATGGATTTGCTTCCAGGGAAAAGTTGTTTAATgcacaagaaacaaaaaatatagaGCCAAATAAAGTTTCTCCTCTTCCACCTTCCATTGTCCCATCCCAAGCCAAAAATGTTTGGAGTAGATTCTCCAGCCAAACCAACTTTCAAAGAAAACTCTATCACTATGGCACTTTTCCTGATGGCTTCAGTTGGGGAGTGTCATCTTCGGCTTACCAGATTGAAGGTGCATGGAATGCTGATGGGAAAGGGCCCAGTGTCTGGGATACGTTTACCAATGAAACCAGCAGTATTCCTGGTAATGCCGATGGAGATGTGACCTGTGACAGCTACAACAGACTTGACGAAGACCTCTACATGTTACGAGCTCTGAGGGTAAAGTCATACAGATTCTCTTTGTCCTGGTCCAGGATCTTTCCTGATGGTCGTCGTACCTCCCTGAACCAGAAAGGTGTTGACTACTACAATAGACTGATAGATGAGCTTTTAGCATATAACATCACTCCAATGGTGACACTCTATCACTGGGACCTTCCTCAAGCTCTTCAAAAACTCAGTGGCTGGGAGAATGAAGAcatgattaacatttttaatgagtTTTGTGACTTTTGCTTTGCCACCTTTGGTGACAGAGTGAAGTTTTGGATGACCTTTAACCAGCCTCACACAATTGCATGGTCAGGATATGGACTCGGAAAGATCCCACCAAATGTTAAGAATCCAGGAACTGCTCCCTACAGAGTTGCACACAACCTTGTCAAAGCCCACGCCAAGGCTTACCACACATATAATGATAAGTATCGCAAATCCCAAGGTGGTCAAGTATCCATTGCCCTTAACGCTGACTGGGTTGAACCTAAAGATGTTAATGCTCCACGTGAAGTGGTAGCTGCTGATCGTGCTCTGCAGTTCCAACTGGGTTGGTTTGCACATCCTATTTTCAAGAACGGTGATTATCCTGATGCAATGAAGTGGCAAGTTGGAAACAAAAGTGAACTTCAAGGTCTCTCGGAGACAAGACTACCTGCCttcactgaagaagaaaagcgCTTCATCAAGGGAACTGCTGACATGTTCTGTGTTAATCACTACACCACAAAAATTGTAGGCCATTTGACAGCCCGGCTTTCCCCTCCGTCTTATGAATATGACAAAGACTTGTCAGAAGCAGAGGAAGGTGATTCACCCAGTACTGCAATAAGCAAGCAAAAAGCTGTAGCATGGGGCTTAAGAAGACTCCTCATCTGGATCAAGGAAGAGTATGGTGATCCAGAGATTTACATTACAGAGAATGGAGTTGCTACAGACACTAAGACCACAGTCGATGACATTGACAGAGTATTTTACTACAAAACCTATGTTGATGAGGCTCTAAAGG CCCATAATCTTGATGGCGTGAGGGTGAAAGGATACATAGCAACATCCCTCATGGATTCCTTTGAATGGCTCAATGGATACAAAGTTGGATTTGGGTTGCACCATGTTGACTTCACTAACCCAAACCGGCCAAGGACACCAAAACGCTCTGCTCACTATTATTACAAAGTCATGAAGGACAATGGCTTTCCCTTACCAGATGACGAGAGGACACTTTATGAAGAGTTTCCCAGGGCTTTTAACTGGAGTACTGCCAGTGCCTCTTACCAG ATTGAGGGAAGCTGGAGAACAGATGGAAAAGGATTGAGTATCTGGGATAAGTTTGCTCATACACCATTGAGAGTGGACAACAGTTACAATGGCGATATTGCCTGTGATAGCTACAATAAGGTTGACGAGGATGTGGCAGTGCTAAAGAAATTGAAGGTGACCCACTATCGCTTCTCTGTATCCTGGTCCAGAGTGCTCCCTGATGGCACATACAACTTTATCAATGAAGCTGGACTGGACTACTACCATAGGTTACTGGATGCCTTGAAAGCTGCTAATATTGAGCCTCAA GTGACTCTGTACCACTGGGACCTTCCCCTGGCTCTGCAGAAAATTGGGGGCTGGGAGAATGAAATCATGGTCCGGAGATTCTATGAGTATGCAGATGTTTTATTCAGCAGATTAGGACAGAAAGTGAAGTTCTGGATCACTCTAAATGAACCCTACATTGTAGCCAACCTTGGCTATGGATATGGTACCTTTGCTCCAG GCATCATAGGCAAGCAGTATATTGCAGCTCATAACCTGATCAAAGCCCATGCAGAGGCCTGGCACCTCTACAATAGAAAGTACAGAGCAAAACAGGGTGGCATCATCTCCATCACCATTAATTCTGATTGGGCGGAGCCAAGGAACCCCTATAAACAGGAGGACGTGGATGCAGCCAAACGCTACTTACAG TTTTTCATTGGCTGGTTTGCCCATCCCATTTTCAATGGTGATTACCctgaagtgatgaaaaaaacaattcatgAAAGAAGTCTTGCTGCAGGTCTCCCTAAATCACG GCTACCTGAGTTTACCCCTGAAGAAATCCAGAGGATCAAAGGGACTCATGATTACTTTGGCTTCAACCACTACACCACAGTTCTGTCATACCCAGTTGATTTGGGAAAGCAGCAGGATTATGAAGGTGACAG GGGTACTGGAACCACCCATGATCGCACCTGGATCGGATCTGGCTCCTTCTGGCTTAAGATCACTCCATTTGGATTTAGGAAAATCCTCAAGTTTATCAAGGATGAGTATGGAAACCCCCCTGTGTATGTCACAGAGAACGGCATCTCAGAACGTGGAGCAGTCGACCTGAATGACATCCACAGAAAGCATTACTATGAAAAGTACATTAACCAGGCCCTGAAAG CTCAAGTTCTGGATGGAGTTGATCTGAGAGGATACACTGCCTGGTCATTAATGGACAACTTTGAGTGGGCTGCTGGCTACTCCGAGCGATTTGGACTTTTCTTCGTGAACCGCTCTGACCCAAACCTTCCTCGCATCCCCAAAAGCTCAGCTTCTCGCTACGCCTCCATCATCTCATGCAACGGCTTCCCACACCCAGCCCTCGGTCCCCATGAGTGTCTGAACCCTGAACCTGAAG CTACAACTGCGCAGACACCAGATACCACTTTACTTACAACTACCCCCATTCCACCTGTGAACATGGTGAACTTTTTAGGTCTGGAGCTTTCATCTGATGATGCTGGAGTTGCTCTTTATGTCCTCTTCGCAGTTCTCCTTGTAAGTGTACTTGGTGTCATCTTTGTTGTATATGGGCtcatgaaaacaagaagaaagttAAAGAAAACTGCAGTAGCATCTTTAAAGATGGAGAAAATGTGA